Proteins encoded within one genomic window of Candidatus Cloacimonadota bacterium:
- a CDS encoding nucleotidyltransferase domain-containing protein: MKKEQILKHTKKLLAEKFPDRIDRVVLFGSRADETHKDYSDYDFLVILKTDYDWVFENKIVDACYEIDLEYGIVTDIKIISQKELNTIRGKEPYIIDALNRGIFA, encoded by the coding sequence ATGAAAAAAGAACAAATTTTAAAACATACAAAAAAATTACTTGCAGAAAAGTTTCCCGATAGGATTGATAGGGTTGTTCTTTTTGGCTCTCGAGCTGACGAAACACATAAGGATTACTCTGATTACGATTTTTTGGTAATTCTTAAAACAGATTATGATTGGGTATTTGAGAATAAAATTGTGGATGCATGTTATGAAATTGATTTAGAATATGGTATTGTTACGGATATAAAAATCATTTCACAAAAGGAACTAAATACAATACGTGGAAAAGAGCCATATATCATAGATGCGTTAAATAGAGGAATTTTCGCATGA